In the genome of Mercurialis annua linkage group LG8, ddMerAnnu1.2, whole genome shotgun sequence, the window tatttttttggtaaatgttGTTTTACTATTGTTTTCGAGCCTAATGTCGAActcataaaatacaaaataacaatagtaaaaaaaaggcttatctccttaaaatccccccaccttttacccccaattcatttgcaccctcacgttgtaaaaccaccaaatatacccaaattacgacctttcactttcaattgcaccctcaagcattaaattgacctcttttcacttgaaaaatgttcaaatcaatactttaaattttagcctatattttaaaataggacttaatattttttttaaaacaaaaataaatctattttttcaagtgaaaagagatcaatttaatgcttgagggtacaattgaaagtgaaaggtcgtaatttgggtatatttggtggttttgcaacgtgagggtgcaaacgaattgggggtaaaaggtgagggttttttaaggggataagcctaaaaaaaaaacttagctGCCTTTCTGAAAtgccaaaaattaaattagattttcttttttgataagCCAGTGATGCTAGTATGGAGCGAAAAAGGCTTGATCTCCTTCAACGGggtttccattttaagtcgtgTATGTATCAACTATAAGAACTTTTCCAGAAACATTTGCCATCCTACAAAATTATATCCGGCTCAACTTGAATTAGTCAGGAGACTCAGGACAAAACATTTGTTAATTCTTTGGTTTTGCTCTAACAAATTGCTTTTTCTATTGGTTATCACGTGATTGATTTGGTTTAGTCtacagatgacgtggtagactaagTCTATATAATAATTTCTCGTTTTACATgcaaaatacaatttttattctaaatataaaataattaaatcaaaatttctgatataataaaaaaatattaatttcaagGATTGAGACATATACCACTCAAGTTGAGAgcatttctattttatttaatttttagatttaattagaacacaacaaaaaaaaagtaaaataatcaaatgaGATTGAACAAAGAAAAATCATGACATATAAACtaatcaataatttttcatatatacTATTTTACAATATAAAtgtgaattaaattttttaaaaaaatcatattcttGTCATGGTCCACTTAATTTGTGGTTTATTTGATCATGTGTATGTATAATAGccatttaaaaaagtaaattgcTCATCATATCTCAGCAAATGCAACGGTCTTCTTGCCATCATGAGCCTTCCTGAAGAAATGCTTGACATAATCAGAATAAACAAAGTTCTTATACTTTGGTTTCTCTCCGGTGGCAAGAATCTCCGGCAACGGACCAATCACATCACTCGGCTTCGGATTAACAAAAATAGGGATTGAGATTCTGTTGTTTCTTCCACTTGCAATCACACAATGCTCAACACTTCTATACCTTCCATTGCTCACTATTTGCAATGCATCTCCTACGTTTATCACGAGTGATCCTTCAATTGGAGGTACATGCACCCATCCGTCTTCATCGCCTTTTCCTTCGTTGAGTCGCACATAAAGTCCTCCAATTCCGTCTTGGAGAAGGAACGTAAGAGATGAGACGTCGGAGTGGCGGCCAACTCCGACCGTGAGATTAGGGTTCGGACATTTAGGATAATAGTTAAGGTTTATCCTCTTTGATCCCATTAGTACAGATTCTTTGGTTTCATCTATTTCCTTCACGTTCAATCTCTCCATTAGTGCACCCATTAGCTTCTTGCAAAGAATTTCAGACTTTTTCATGTATTCCAAGCATTCATTCCTATAacacaaaaacaattaattagatattgtataaaaacataaaattaacaattaaatttttcttaaaattaaagattatatatttagtattattttgaaacaaaataattttttggtaCCAAATTGAAACATAGAATAACAATTCGGTACCATTCAAGTATTGTAACCATATTATTACCTGCAAGCAGAAGGCCATAATGCAGAAGCTTCATCTTCAGAAACATAAAAGAGACTCAA includes:
- the LOC126661178 gene encoding feruloyl CoA ortho-hydroxylase F6H1-3-like, with amino-acid sequence MAPSMAVSTTTTDSFDLNDFVINKGNGVKGLSDLGLKSLPRQYIQPQEALINIIPQDSIPVIDMTHFLDDPKVAESICDAAEQFGFFQLVNHGVPVEVLDGVKDATHRFFGLPAEEKRQFSKDVSCSNNVRFGTSFSPDAEKALEWKDYLSLFYVSEDEASALWPSACRNECLEYMKKSEILCKKLMGALMERLNVKEIDETKESVLMGSKRINLNYYPKCPNPNLTVGVGRHSDVSSLTFLLQDGIGGLYVRLNEGKGDEDGWVHVPPIEGSLVINVGDALQIVSNGRYRSVEHCVIASGRNNRISIPIFVNPKPSDVIGPLPEILATGEKPKYKNFVYSDYVKHFFRKAHDGKKTVAFAEI